In Nitrososphaerales archaeon, the sequence AGGTATCCTGCGCACCCTTGCCCCTGATTAAGAAATATATGGATAGAGTAAGAAGTAACATAAATAACGTTTCTGTCATCACTTTTGAGGATAACCAGATTACCACTGGATTGGATGCCACAAGTAATGAATGCACCAAAGCCCTTTTATGATCGGCATGAAGGTACTTCGATAAGAAGTATACAAGAAAGACTGTTAAACTGGTCGATATGTAAGGTATGAGCAGATAGCCATACTTTGTCACACCCAATAAACCTAAAGAAGTAGCGGTCAATAGAGAAAGAAGAGGGTAGATACGTGGGAAGGTACCTTTAGCGTATAGATCATGAGCTTGTGTAGCATATATACGCTCATCGCCCATAACCTTATCGGTTATAAAATATCCGCCAAAGATTACTATGCTAAGCGTAATCGTGATAAGGATTACTATCAAATATGCTCTCTCATGAATCATTATATTTCAAAAGAATGGTAGTAGAGATTTAAGATTTTTGGTATAGTATAGGGTTACTTTCTAATGCCTTAAAGGACCAAAATCGTAGATACTTATAAAGCGGGTATGACTTCGAAGTGTAAGGGAGGTGTTTTCAGAAATAGAGATGATTCTTTGCACCTTGGTGTATAGCACCCTTTGAGAAGAGCCTTCGATTCACCGATTAGAGTATAGGAGCCTCTTGAAAAGGTTTTAGGGCTCGATGAGAGTGCATCGATGATACTCTGACCTGGCTGTAGGGTCTTTTCGATGATGGCTTGGATGAATAGCTTATCTGAGGACCATCGATAAACTTCATCACCATCTTTGTAAACGACAAAGTCCGATTTCTGCCCCGATGTGTATAGAATGGTGACGGCTTCATCCCCGATATTGGCCAATTCAAGAATTACGTTCAACGGTTGACCTTCCTTTATCCTCAATGGAGCCTTCATAGTCAGTCGGAGTTGGCCTCTAATAGTAGATACCTCTCCAATCTCGGATGGTGTGATTCGCTCTTGACCATCAACGTTCATGCCCTGCTTTTTCTCTTCAGTACGTTCTTCAGGAGTGGAGCCTCGATTCTGAGAAACATTCCTCTCTTGTAGAGTAAGCAGACCTGTGTAGTAGCCTCCTAAACCAATTGCAGCAGCAACGATGAGAATTTTAAAGATGCGGTTGAAAAATCCTCTTCGAGTAAGCATTCTTAAAATTCTA encodes:
- a CDS encoding BsuPI-related putative proteinase inhibitor codes for the protein MSYRILRMLTRRGFFNRIFKILIVAAAIGLGGYYTGLLTLQERNVSQNRGSTPEERTEEKKQGMNVDGQERITPSEIGEVSTIRGQLRLTMKAPLRIKEGQPLNVILELANIGDEAVTILYTSGQKSDFVVYKDGDEVYRWSSDKLFIQAIIEKTLQPGQSIIDALSSSPKTFSRGSYTLIGESKALLKGCYTPRCKESSLFLKTPPLHFEVIPAL